The DNA window CGACTCCGGAAAGCCGCCCGCCACTGGAGAAATTCCCGACCTTCAGCGCAATACGATCGGTGGCGGTGGCAATGCGCTCGGGATAGAGCCGGTCGAGATGCCGGCCGATCATCTGGGTGACGATCTCGTTGTCGGAAACGGCATTGGCTTCATGCGCGGCCACTGTGCTGCCATTGCGGAAGATGGTCAGCCGGTCGGCGATGGCGCGCACCTCGGCCATGCGATGCGAGATGAAGATGACCAGCCGGCCTTCGGCGGCCAGTTGCCGGGTGAGCTTCAGCAGCCATTCGGCTTCACGCGCCGGCAAAGCCGAGGTCGCCTCGTCGAGGATCAGGATGCGCGGCGCCTTGGCCAGGCCCTTGGCGATCTCGACGATCTGCCGTTCGGCCAGCGTCAGCCGCCGCAGTTCCTGGTCGGGGCGGAGTGCCGGGAAATTGTATTTTTCCAGCAGCGCCAACGTCTTGCGGCGCATCTCCGCGCGGTTGACCGTGCGCAGCAGCGTCCTTGGCTCGTGGCGGAACCAGATGTTCTGCTCGACGCTGAGATCGGGGATCAGCGACAATTCCTGGAAGACGGCGGCAATGCCAAGTGCCTGCGCGGCATCCGGATCGGCGGGACGATAGTCCTGGCCATCGACCAGGATCGAGCCGCCATCGTGCCGTACGGCGCCCGACAGGATCTGGATGAAGGTGCTTTTGCCCGCGCCGTTCTCGCCGAGCAGCGCGTGCACCTCGCCGGCGCGGGCGCTGAATGTCGCCTCGCTCAGCGCGACGATGCCGCCATAGCGTTTGGACAGGCCGTTGACGGTGACGAGGTCCATGAATGCGCCTTCGAAAAGCTCTCCCGACATCTTGCGATGCCGGGAGACAGGGTCGTGGTCACGGGATGTTACTTGGTACCGGCAGCTTCCGCAGCGGTGATCTCGACCCAGTCGGGCGTGATCGGCAACGTCAGGCCAGGCGCCTGGTCGGGGAACGCATTTTC is part of the Mesorhizobium loti genome and encodes:
- a CDS encoding sugar ABC transporter ATP-binding protein, with protein sequence MDLVTVNGLSKRYGGIVALSEATFSARAGEVHALLGENGAGKSTFIQILSGAVRHDGGSILVDGQDYRPADPDAAQALGIAAVFQELSLIPDLSVEQNIWFRHEPRTLLRTVNRAEMRRKTLALLEKYNFPALRPDQELRRLTLAERQIVEIAKGLAKAPRILILDEATSALPAREAEWLLKLTRQLAAEGRLVIFISHRMAEVRAIADRLTIFRNGSTVAAHEANAVSDNEIVTQMIGRHLDRLYPERIATATDRIALKVGNFSSGGRLSGVDFALREGEVLGVGGLQGHGQRELFQALFGATRASGAVELWGKPASIGSPRQALTGKDGIALVPEDRRGQGLLLTKSVRENLTLSVIRRFTENGLLSRQKEAALVKEMVDFLRIKAGTPEQLAGTLSGGNQQKVIFGKMLLTQARVLLLYDPTRGVDVGTKGEIFQLMRDLAAKGYAILFHSSDMPELVHVADRVLVMRNGRIAATLEGDQISEEQILRAAMLETRAA